A genomic region of Arvicola amphibius chromosome X, mArvAmp1.2, whole genome shotgun sequence contains the following coding sequences:
- the Ddx3x gene encoding ATP-dependent RNA helicase DDX3X, with the protein MSHVAVENALGLDQQFAGLDLNSSDNQTGGSTASKGRYIPPHLRNREATKGFYDKDSSGWSSSKDKDAYSSFGSRGDSRGKSSFFSDRGSGSRGRFDDRGRGDYDSIGSRGDRSGFGKFERGGNSRWCDKSDEDDWSKPLPPSERLEQELFSGGNTGINFEKYDDIPVEATGNNCPPHIESFSDVEMGEIIMGNIELTRYTRPTPVQKHAIPIIKEKRDLMACAQTGSGKTAAFLLPILSQIYADGPGEALRAMKENGRYGRRKQYPISLVLAPTRELAVQIYEEARKFSYRSRVRPCVVYGGAEIGQQIRDLERGCHLLVATPGRLVDMMERGKIGLDFCKYLVLDEADRMLDMGFEPQIRRIVEQDTMPPKGVRHTMMFSATFPKEIQMLARDFLDEYIFLAVGRVGSTSENITQKVVWVEEMDKRSFLLDLLNATGKDSLTLVFVETKKGADSLEDFLYHEGYACTSIHGDRSQRDREEALHQFRSGKSPILVATAVAARGLDISNVKHVINFDLPSDIEEYVHRIGRTGRVGNLGLATSFFNERNINITKDLLDLLVEAKQEVPSWLENMAFEHHYKGSSRGRSKSSRFSGGFGARDYRQSSGASSSSFSSSRSSSSRSGGGGHGSSRGFGGGGYGGFYNSDGYGGNYNSQGVDWWGN; encoded by the exons ATGAGTCATGTGGCAGTGGAAAATGCGCTCGGGCTGGACCAGCAG TTTGCTGGCCTAGACCTGAACTCCTCAGATAATCAGACTGGAGGAAGTACAGCAAGCA AAGGACGCTATATTCCTCCTCATTTAAGGAACAGAGAAGCTACTAAAG gaTTCTACGACAAAGACAGTTCAGGGTGGAGTTCTAGTAAAGATAAGGATGCATACAGCAGTTTTGGATCCCGGGGTGATTCAAGAGGGAAGTCTAGTTTCTTCAGTGATCGTGGAAGTGGGTCAAGGGGAAG GTTTGATGATCGTGGGCGGGGAGACTATGATAGCATTGGCAGCCGTGGAGACAGAAGTGGCTTTGGCAAATTTGAAAGAGGTGGAAACAGTCGCTGGTGTGACAAATCAGATGAAGATGACTGGTCAAAACCACTCCCGCCCAGTGAACGCTTGGAACA GGAACTCTTTTCTGGAGGCAATACTGGGATTAACTTTGAGAAATACGATGACATTCCAGTCGAAGCAACAGGCAACAACTGTCCTCCACATATTGAAAGT TTCAGTGATGTTGAGATGGGAGAAATTATTATGGGAAATATTGAGCTTACTCGTTATACTCGTCCAACTCCAGTGCAGAAGCATGCTATTCCTATTATCAAGGAGAAAAGAGACTTGATGGCTTGTGCCCAAACAG GCTCTGGAAAAACTGCAGCATTTCTTTTGCCCATCTTGAGTCAGATTTATGCTGATGGTCCAGGAGAGGCTCTGAGGGCCATGAAG GAAAATGGACGATATGGGCGTCGCAAACAGTACCCAATCTCCTTGGTACTGGCACCAACGAGAGAATTGGCAGTGCAGATCTATGAGGAAGCCAGAAAA TTCTCATACCGATCTAGAGTTCGTCCTTGTGTGGTTTATGGTGGTGCTGAAATTGGTCAACAGATTCGAGACTTAGAACGTGGATGCCACTTGTTAGTAGCTACTCCAGGACGTCTAGTGGACATGATGGAGAGGGGAAAGATTGGATTAGACTTCTGCAA ATACTTGGTGTTAGATGAAGCTGACCGGATGTTAGATATGGGGTTTGAACCTCAGATACGTAGAATAGTTGAACAAGATACTATGCCTCCAAAAGGTGTCCGCCACACTATGATGTTTAGTGCTACTTTTCCTAAGGAGATACAG ATGCTGGCCCGTGATTTTTTGGATGAATACATTTTTCTGGCTGTAGGAAGAGTTGGGTCTACTTCAGAGAACATCACACAAAAAGTGGTTTGGGTGGAGGAAATGGACAAACGGTCATTTCTGCTTGACCTCCTAAATGCAACAG gCAAGGATTCCCTGACCCTAGTATTTGTGGAGACCAAAAAGGGTGCAGATTCTCTGGAGGATTTCTTATATCATGAAGGATATGCCTGTACCAGTATCCATGGAGACCGTTCtcagagagatagagaagagGCTCTTCACCAGTTCCGCTCAGGAAAAAGCCCAATTCTAGTGGCAACAGCA gtagCAGCAAGAGGACTGGATATTTCAAATGTGAAACATGTTATTAATTTTGACCTGCCTAGTGATATTGAAGAATATGTGCATCGCATAGGCCGTACAGGGCGTGTAGGAAACCTTG GTCTTGCCACCTCATTCTTTAATGAAAGGAACATAAATATCACTAAGGATTTATTGGATCTTCTTGTTGAGGCAAAACAAGAAGTGCCATCTTGGTTAGAAAACATGGCTTTCGAACACCACTACAAGGGTAGCAGTCGTGGACGCTCTAAGAg CAGTCGATTTAGTGGAGGCTTTGGTGCCAGAGACTATCGACAAAGTAGTGGTGCCAGCAGTTCCAGCTTCAGCAGCAGCCGCTCAAGCAGCAGTCGCAGTGGTGGAGGTGGACATGGCAGTAGCAGAGGATTTGGTGGAg GTGGCTATGGAGGCTTTTACAACAGTGATGGATATGGAGGAAATTATAACTCCCAGGGGGTTGACTGGTGGGGTAACTGA